DNA from Actinoplanes sp. SE50/110:
CAGCGGCAGACGGTCCGGGGCGGCGGGGTCGACCACGATCGGGACACCCCAGTCCTGCCTGGTCAGGTGGCAGGCACCGAATTCGGCGTCGACGTCACACGTCGCCGCCTGGGCCACCACCTGCAGCACGCCCTTGGGCACCGCCGGGTTCAGCACCAGGCGACGGGACAACTCGGTGGTGACACCCGCGCCGTCGAGCAGCAGCTCCGCGGGGGACGCCGACACGGTCAACCGGACCGGCGAGCCGAACTGGCTGTCCAGTTTCTGGCCCGGCGCCGGCGTGAAGATCACGTCCAGGGTGACCTCGCCCGGAGCCAGATGCGACGGCGGTCGCTCGGTCCGGTGCCGCTCGCCGTCGACCGTCCGCCCGGTCTGCAGCACGCCGGGTGCCAGCCGGACCAGCCGGTGCGCGGCCGACTCCACGACCAGCACCTCGCCGGCCGCGGTGACCAGGACGTCACTCGGCTCGGCCAGACCGGCATCCACCGTGGACACCTCGTTCGACGCGGGATCGAAACGACGGACGGCGCCGTTGTACGTGTCGGCCACCAGCACCGAGCCGTCCGCCAGCGCCGCGACCCCGAGCGGGTGCTGGAACAGCGCGGCCCCGGCCGGACCGTCCACGTGACCGAAATCGAACAGGCCCTGGCCGACCGCGGTGTGCAGCACGCCGTCCTCGACGAACCGCAGCGCCGACGTCTCGCTGTCGGCGATCCAGAGCCGGTCGCCGTGCACCGACAGGCCGCTCGGCTGCGCCATCCAGACATCCGGCAGTGGGCCGTCCCGCAACGCCTCGACCGTGGTGCCGGCGTAGACACCCACCGTGCGCTTGATCGGGTCGAACCACCACAACTGGTGGATCCCGGCCATCGCGATGATCACCTTGTCGTCGAACCAGGCCAGATCCCACGGCGACGACAGATCGGTGGCCAGCGCGTCATGGGCATGATCGTCCACAGCCGACCGCCACGGCCGGCCGGAACCGGCCACCAGGGTGACCTCGCCGGTCGACAGGTTCAGCGCGCGCAACTG
Protein-coding regions in this window:
- a CDS encoding NHL domain-containing thioredoxin family protein encodes the protein MNSRVRAPELKGRGWLNTGGKALTLADLRGKILILDFWTFCCINCLHVLDELRPLEEKYGDALVVIGVHSPKFEHERDPRALAAAVERYGVHHPVVDDGDMHLWQQYAAKAWPTLAVVDPTGYLVASMAGEGHAEGLSRLIDELVAKHGADGTLHRGDGPFVPPPAPAGLLHFPGKAIELPGGNLLVSDSARHSVVELTPDGATLVRRFGGPGRGEPFSEPQGLVLLPAEVRELAGYDVVVADTVNHQLRALNLSTGEVTLVAGSGRPWRSAVDDHAHDALATDLSSPWDLAWFDDKVIIAMAGIHQLWWFDPIKRTVGVYAGTTVEALRDGPLPDVWMAQPSGLSVHGDRLWIADSETSALRFVEDGVLHTAVGQGLFDFGHVDGPAGAALFQHPLGVAALADGSVLVADTYNGAVRRFDPASNEVSTVDAGLAEPSDVLVTAAGEVLVVESAAHRLVRLAPGVLQTGRTVDGERHRTERPPSHLAPGEVTLDVIFTPAPGQKLDSQFGSPVRLTVSASPAELLLDGAGVTTELSRRLVLNPAVPKGVLQVVAQAATCDVDAEFGACHLTRQDWGVPIVVDPAAPDRLPLILRGLDESA